In Buchnera aphidicola (Macrosiphum gaurae), the following proteins share a genomic window:
- the yihA gene encoding ribosome biogenesis GTP-binding protein YihA/YsxC: MNILDYNKTSFLKSYSKTTDIEIQDGIEIAFVGYSNSGKSSAINTLTNQKKLAHFSKTPGRTQLINFFEVVSGLRIADLPGYGYAKAPFLIRKKWQKMLYDYLEKRNQVKGFVFLMDIRYPLKKLDQKIINIAFDKKVSILILLTKCEKMTISQQNIQFNIVRKKLNFLLDSFEILLFSSHKKIGIKKLRSILSNWYNKYIILNK; encoded by the coding sequence TTGAACATATTAGATTATAATAAAACAAGTTTTTTAAAAAGCTATTCAAAAACAACTGATATAGAAATTCAAGACGGTATTGAAATTGCATTTGTTGGTTATTCTAATTCAGGAAAATCTAGTGCTATTAATACATTAACTAATCAAAAAAAATTAGCTCATTTCAGTAAAACTCCGGGAAGAACTCAATTAATTAATTTTTTTGAAGTAGTTTCGGGTTTAAGAATAGCTGATCTTCCTGGATATGGTTATGCAAAAGCGCCTTTTTTAATTAGAAAAAAATGGCAAAAAATGTTATATGATTATTTGGAGAAAAGAAATCAAGTAAAAGGTTTTGTTTTTCTAATGGATATTAGATATCCATTAAAAAAACTTGATCAAAAAATAATTAATATAGCTTTTGATAAAAAAGTTTCTATTTTAATATTGCTAACTAAATGTGAAAAAATGACAATAAGTCAACAAAATATTCAATTTAATATAGTTCGGAAGAAATTAAATTTTCTACTAGATTCTTTTGAAATTTTGCTATTTTCATCTCATAAAAAAATTGGTATTAAAAAATTGAGATCTATTCTAAGCAATTGGTATAATAAGTATATTATTTTAAATAAATAA
- a CDS encoding DsbA family protein produces the protein MKKILIILWILLFSFNVFACEFKNGKEYTTKNKIITDVPNIIDFFSFFCPYCYEFEKTHNIRYLIKNNVKKNINIQIYHVNFLGGTLSSTLTKSWIIAQKMGIEKKIILPIFEGIQKTHTIHNLKNIKKIFEKEAGVNESTFNNFWNSLTLKILVQKQKKDIKKSNLKHIPSMLINGKYIIDYSTIEEIFKDSFSQKYIQLIQFLLNKK, from the coding sequence ATGAAAAAAATATTAATTATTTTATGGATCCTTCTCTTTTCTTTTAATGTTTTTGCTTGTGAATTTAAAAACGGAAAAGAATATACTACAAAAAATAAGATTATAACTGATGTCCCTAACATAATCGATTTTTTTTCATTTTTTTGTCCATACTGTTATGAATTTGAAAAAACACATAATATAAGATATTTAATTAAAAATAATGTAAAAAAAAACATAAATATTCAAATATATCATGTGAATTTTTTAGGAGGAACATTAAGTTCTACATTAACAAAATCCTGGATAATAGCACAAAAAATGGGCATCGAAAAAAAAATTATTCTACCTATTTTCGAAGGAATTCAAAAAACTCATACAATTCATAATCTAAAGAATATAAAAAAAATATTTGAAAAAGAAGCAGGAGTGAACGAAAGTACATTTAATAATTTTTGGAACAGCTTAACACTTAAAATATTAGTTCAAAAACAAAAAAAAGACATCAAAAAATCTAATTTAAAACATATTCCAAGCATGCTAATTAACGGAAAATACATAATTGATTATTCAACAATAGAAGAAATATTTAAAGATAGTTTTTCTCAAAAATATATTCAACTCATTCAATTTTTACTAAACAAAAAATAA
- a CDS encoding assimilatory sulfite reductase (NADPH) flavoprotein subunit yields the protein MKNQKMFDLLLPLNSEQLNNLKQLEMTCTNIQSAWLSGYFWKIANQKSDVISLKKDKLNENNQIITIISASQTGNAKLLSERLNEYLNKNNKKSRLVNAIDYKFKKIKDEKILILIISTQGEGEPPEEALSLYKFITSKKAPDLNHLYYSVFGLGDTSYNLFCQAGKDFDKRFKELGGKSLLDRFDADIEYEDDYNKWSQDLLESINNKEIIVKSSFLDLEKENKFTILNNSYTKQNPAKAIILKNQKITGRNSTKDIRHIEIDISGLNINYIPGDALGVWYKNDTNLVKNILELLSINMFDKIKIKNNVITIFDALQNNFELTNNTKNIVKNYTSFTKNKSLKNIVSNDFDLQNYTIQTPLIKMINDYPSNLSAEQLISLLRPLTPRLYSISSSQAEIFDEIHITVSVVKKLISGCMHFGGASGYITQFLKPDDAIKIFIETNNNFRLPINPNTPIIMIGSGTGIAPFRSFMQQRDNDGAKGKNWIFFGNPNFTEDFLYQTEWQQYIKKGLITNMHLAWSQDQEHKVYIQERIRENGKEIWSWIEEGAEIYICGNASKMAKDVEKALLDIITENSGLNLENAHEFLNNLRFKNRYKRDVY from the coding sequence ATGAAAAATCAAAAAATGTTTGATCTTTTACTTCCATTAAATTCAGAACAATTAAATAATTTAAAACAACTTGAAATGACTTGTACTAATATTCAAAGTGCTTGGTTGTCAGGTTATTTTTGGAAAATTGCTAATCAAAAATCTGATGTAATATCTCTTAAAAAAGATAAATTAAATGAAAATAATCAAATTATTACTATAATTTCGGCTTCTCAAACTGGTAATGCAAAGTTATTATCTGAACGTCTTAACGAATATCTTAATAAAAATAATAAAAAAAGTCGCTTAGTTAATGCGATTGACTATAAATTTAAAAAAATAAAAGATGAAAAAATATTAATTTTAATTATTTCAACGCAAGGTGAAGGTGAACCTCCAGAAGAAGCATTATCTTTATACAAGTTTATAACGTCAAAAAAAGCACCTGATTTAAATCATCTATATTATAGTGTTTTTGGATTAGGAGATACATCTTACAATTTATTTTGTCAAGCAGGTAAGGATTTTGATAAAAGATTTAAAGAATTGGGTGGAAAATCTTTATTAGATCGATTTGATGCTGATATTGAATACGAAGATGATTATAACAAATGGTCCCAAGATTTATTAGAATCTATTAATAATAAAGAAATTATTGTTAAATCTTCTTTTTTAGATTTAGAAAAAGAAAATAAATTTACAATTTTAAATAATTCTTATACAAAACAAAACCCCGCTAAAGCTATTATTTTAAAAAATCAAAAAATTACTGGTCGTAATTCCACAAAAGATATTCGTCATATTGAAATTGATATTAGCGGTTTAAATATTAATTATATACCTGGTGATGCACTTGGTGTTTGGTATAAAAATGATACTAATCTAGTAAAAAATATATTAGAATTACTTTCTATAAATATGTTTGATAAAATTAAAATCAAAAATAATGTCATTACAATTTTTGATGCTTTGCAAAATAATTTTGAATTAACCAATAATACTAAAAATATTGTTAAAAACTATACAAGTTTTACAAAAAATAAATCTTTAAAAAATATTGTATCTAACGATTTTGATTTGCAAAATTATACGATTCAAACTCCTCTAATCAAAATGATAAATGATTATCCATCAAACTTATCTGCTGAACAATTGATTAGTTTACTTCGTCCATTAACACCTAGATTGTATTCTATTTCTTCTTCACAAGCAGAAATTTTTGATGAAATTCATATCACAGTCAGTGTTGTGAAAAAATTAATTTCTGGTTGCATGCACTTTGGTGGAGCTTCTGGTTATATTACACAATTTTTAAAACCTGATGATGCAATAAAAATTTTTATTGAAACTAACAATAATTTTCGATTACCTATTAACCCCAACACTCCAATAATAATGATTGGTTCAGGAACAGGAATTGCTCCATTCCGTTCTTTTATGCAACAAAGAGATAATGATGGTGCTAAAGGGAAAAATTGGATTTTCTTTGGAAATCCTAATTTTACTGAAGATTTTTTATATCAAACAGAATGGCAACAATACATAAAAAAAGGATTAATTACTAATATGCATTTAGCTTGGTCTCAAGATCAAGAGCATAAAGTATATATACAAGAAAGGATAAGAGAAAATGGAAAAGAAATATGGTCTTGGATAGAAGAAGGAGCTGAAATATATATCTGTGGAAATGCTTCTAAAATGGCAAAAGATGTTGAAAAAGCATTGTTAGATATCATCACTGAAAACAGTGGTTTAAATCTTGAAAATGCTCATGAATTTTTAAATAATCTTCGTTTTAAAAACCGTTATAAAAGAGATGTATATTAA
- a CDS encoding 5'-3' exonuclease: MNQKKNEPVIIIDGSLYLYSSYYGFPHFENALGEPFGAIYGMLKMIDNILKKYPNSKKFVIIFDSSKKTFRNKLFKEYKKNRSPMPNSLYIQIQPLFEILKKIGIKILTIPGIEADDIIGSLAFQLEETGNKILIISHDKDMLQLVTKNINIFNKKNNCIITPESIKKKYGIKPKEFIDFLALMGDVSDNIPGVPKIGTKTALSLLNKFSNIRNIYNNIEKIKFLPFRNAKNIAIQLKNNKDIAFLSYKLAAIKLDIPINITSKEMILNKYCSKNTFQIFKSHIFKS; this comes from the coding sequence ATGAATCAAAAAAAAAATGAACCTGTTATTATAATCGATGGAAGTTTATATTTATATTCATCTTATTATGGATTTCCCCACTTTGAAAACGCTTTAGGAGAACCATTTGGAGCGATATATGGTATGTTAAAAATGATAGATAATATTTTGAAAAAATATCCAAATTCAAAAAAATTTGTCATTATATTTGATTCCTCTAAAAAAACATTTAGAAATAAACTATTTAAAGAATATAAGAAAAATAGATCACCTATGCCCAATTCACTATATATTCAAATTCAACCTCTTTTTGAAATATTAAAAAAAATTGGCATTAAAATATTAACTATACCAGGAATAGAAGCAGATGATATTATTGGTAGTTTAGCTTTTCAATTAGAAGAAACAGGAAATAAGATATTAATTATAAGTCATGATAAAGATATGCTCCAACTTGTAACAAAAAATATTAACATATTTAATAAAAAAAATAATTGTATTATTACACCAGAATCAATAAAAAAAAAATATGGTATTAAACCTAAAGAATTCATTGACTTTTTGGCTTTAATGGGAGATGTTTCTGATAATATTCCAGGAGTTCCTAAAATAGGAACTAAAACTGCATTGTCTTTACTAAATAAGTTTTCTAATATTAGAAATATTTACAATAATATTGAAAAAATAAAATTTTTACCATTTCGAAATGCTAAGAATATTGCAATTCAACTAAAAAATAATAAAGACATAGCTTTTCTTTCATATAAATTAGCAGCAATAAAATTAGACATTCCAATCAATATAACTTCAAAAGAAATGATTTTAAATAAATATTGTTCTAAAAATACATTTCAAATTTTTAAAAGTCATATTTTTAAATCATAA
- the mutS gene encoding DNA mismatch repair protein MutS: MKKKITIDINNHTPMIKQYLSLKSQYPDMLLFYQMGDFYELFYKDAERISQLLKITLTKKGYSKNKIIPMAGIPCDKSQYYLSKLVKLGESIAICDQEKEAYHKNKLISRKIVRVITPGTITDEAFLEENEDNFIAAIWKEDNEFAYSILDVSLGFFGVSKIFNTSDLLSEIERTNPKEILYPENFLDIFLIENRKCIRKRSLLEFDLETSYKLLNLQFKTYSLSGFGIEKNNFIIRAAGCLLQYVKLMHMSVLPNIRYLKYNYMEDNIFMNFSTRKSLEITQNISGEKKNTLSSILNKTVTSMGSRMLNRWLNSPLKNFNIVRNRHESVKILQLFYKEIQPILRQVNDLERIYSRISLRTASPHDFIRMRSTLEILPDLHLILKKIKSKHIQKIRLSIRYFKDILFLLKKAISLKPSSSIRDGNVIASLYNAQLDELRSIKINSKQYIKAFEEKEKRKLMIESFKIRFNKIIGYYIQVSKRHIHLVPQHYIRIQTLKNAERYTIPILKEYEQKVSNAEIQSLSLEKKLYAEIFDIIEPFLEKLQDSALALSELDVLVNLSERSISLKYVCPIMSKKYGISLLDSRHPVVECVLKTPFISNSIILSKKQRMLIITGPNMGGKSTYIRQIALIIIMAWIGSFVPARYASIGSIDKIFTRIGSADDLSNGCSTFMMEMTEISNILHNATSNSLVLIDELGRGTSTNEGLSLAWSCSRYLINKNKSMTLLSTHFFELTKLELIEKCVKNFHFTAIESNTHIAFLYKIKNGTSKKSYGISVASLSGLPNSVIENAKIKLKEMENI, encoded by the coding sequence ATGAAAAAAAAAATAACTATTGATATTAATAATCATACTCCGATGATAAAACAGTATTTATCTTTAAAATCACAGTATCCTGACATGTTACTTTTTTATCAAATGGGTGATTTTTATGAGTTATTCTATAAAGATGCTGAACGTATTTCTCAATTATTAAAAATTACTTTAACAAAAAAAGGGTATTCAAAGAATAAGATTATACCAATGGCTGGAATTCCATGCGATAAATCACAATATTATTTGTCAAAACTAGTAAAATTAGGTGAATCTATTGCAATCTGTGATCAAGAAAAGGAAGCTTATCATAAAAATAAATTAATTTCTCGTAAGATAGTTCGTGTTATTACTCCTGGAACTATTACAGATGAAGCATTTCTTGAAGAAAATGAAGATAATTTTATAGCCGCTATTTGGAAAGAAGACAATGAATTTGCATATTCTATATTAGATGTTTCTTTAGGTTTTTTTGGTGTATCTAAGATTTTTAATACTAGTGATTTACTTTCAGAAATCGAACGTACAAATCCGAAAGAAATACTCTATCCAGAAAATTTTTTAGATATTTTTTTAATTGAAAATAGAAAATGTATTCGTAAACGTTCATTATTAGAGTTTGATTTAGAAACATCATATAAGTTGCTTAATTTGCAATTTAAGACTTATAGTTTAAGTGGGTTTGGTATAGAAAAAAATAATTTTATAATCCGTGCAGCTGGTTGTTTACTTCAATACGTTAAATTGATGCATATGAGCGTTTTACCAAATATTCGTTATTTAAAATATAATTATATGGAAGATAATATTTTTATGAATTTCAGTACACGTAAAAGTTTAGAAATTACTCAAAATATTTCAGGAGAAAAAAAAAATACTTTATCTTCAATATTAAATAAAACAGTTACATCTATGGGTAGTAGAATGTTAAATCGTTGGTTAAATTCTCCTTTAAAAAATTTTAATATCGTTAGAAATCGTCATGAAAGTGTTAAGATTTTACAACTTTTTTACAAAGAAATACAACCTATTCTTCGTCAAGTTAATGATTTAGAAAGAATTTATTCTCGTATATCTTTGCGTACTGCTTCGCCTCATGATTTTATACGAATGCGTTCTACATTAGAAATATTACCTGATTTACATTTAATACTAAAAAAAATAAAATCAAAACATATACAAAAAATACGTCTTTCTATTAGATATTTCAAAGATATTTTATTTTTGTTAAAAAAAGCAATTAGTTTAAAACCATCTTCATCAATTCGTGATGGAAATGTAATAGCTTCATTATATAATGCTCAATTAGATGAATTAAGATCTATTAAAATAAATTCTAAACAATATATCAAAGCTTTTGAAGAAAAAGAAAAAAGAAAATTAATGATTGAATCATTTAAGATTCGATTTAATAAAATTATTGGTTATTACATCCAAGTAAGTAAACGTCATATTCATTTAGTTCCGCAGCATTATATCAGAATACAAACATTAAAAAATGCAGAACGTTATACTATTCCTATACTAAAAGAGTATGAACAAAAAGTTTCAAATGCAGAAATTCAATCTTTATCTCTAGAAAAAAAATTATATGCAGAAATTTTTGATATTATAGAACCTTTTTTAGAAAAATTACAAGATAGTGCATTAGCATTATCAGAATTAGATGTATTAGTAAATTTATCTGAACGTTCTATATCATTAAAATATGTATGTCCTATTATGAGCAAGAAATATGGTATTTCTTTATTAGATAGTCGCCATCCAGTTGTTGAATGTGTTTTAAAGACACCATTTATCAGTAATTCTATTATTTTATCGAAAAAGCAAAGAATGCTTATTATCACAGGTCCAAATATGGGTGGAAAAAGCACTTATATACGTCAAATTGCTCTTATTATAATAATGGCTTGGATCGGTAGTTTTGTTCCTGCTAGATATGCTTCAATTGGTTCCATTGATAAGATTTTTACAAGAATTGGTTCTGCAGATGATTTAAGTAATGGATGTTCAACATTTATGATGGAAATGACTGAAATATCTAATATTCTTCATAATGCAACATCTAATAGTTTAGTTTTAATTGATGAATTAGGACGAGGCACATCAACTAATGAGGGATTGTCTTTAGCTTGGTCATGTTCTAGATATTTGATAAATAAAAATAAATCTATGACATTATTATCTACACATTTTTTTGAATTAACAAAATTAGAATTAATAGAAAAATGTGTAAAAAATTTTCATTTTACTGCTATTGAAAGTAATACGCATATTGCTTTTTTGTATAAAATTAAAAATGGTACATCAAAAAAAAGTTATGGTATATCAGTTGCTTCATTATCTGGATTACCAAACAGTGTTATAGAAAACGCGAAAATAAAATTAAAAGAAATGGAAAATATATAA
- the typA gene encoding translational GTPase TypA: MHHNIRNIAIIAHVDHGKTTLLDKLLQQSGTFQEHEEKTERIMDSNDLEKERGITILSKNTSIKWKNYKINIVDTPGHADFGGEVERVMSMVDSVLLVVDALDGPMPQTRFVTQKAFKHGLNPIVVINKIDRINSRPDWVVDQVFDLFVNLDANDQQLDFPIIYTSAILGTSGTDYLKMENNMIPLYESIIRYAPAPNVNPDQKFQMQVSQLDYNNYLGVIGVGRIKQGSIKPNDTVTVIDSSGKNRNGKINKVLNYFGLKRIEIDQGNAGDIIAITGLNKLKISDTICHPDNLQSLPALSIDEPTVNMFFSVNTSPFSGKEGKHITSRQILERLKKETVHNVALQIKETKDANIFSVSGRGELHLSILIENMRREGFELQVSRPKIIFREIDRIKKEPFENVTLDIEEKNQGSVMQFIGTRKGELKNMIMDSKGRVRLEYILSSRALIGFRGEFMSITSGTGLCYSSFSHYDYLQNNNIGQRKNGVLISNSTGMAVGFSLFNLQERGKLFIGHGAQVYEGQIIGLHNRSNDLTVNCLTGKKLTNMRASGTDEAIVLTTPINLTLEEAIGFINDDELVEVTPHSIRLRKFYLKENERKKAQRNQNIN, from the coding sequence ATGCATCACAATATAAGAAATATTGCCATTATAGCACATGTTGATCATGGAAAAACTACATTACTTGATAAACTATTACAACAATCAGGAACATTTCAAGAGCATGAAGAAAAAACTGAAAGAATTATGGATTCTAATGATTTAGAAAAAGAAAGAGGTATTACAATTTTATCTAAAAATACTTCTATAAAATGGAAAAATTATAAAATAAATATAGTAGATACTCCTGGACATGCTGATTTTGGTGGTGAAGTAGAACGTGTAATGTCTATGGTAGACTCAGTTCTTCTAGTCGTAGATGCTTTAGATGGACCAATGCCACAAACAAGATTTGTTACTCAAAAAGCATTTAAACATGGTCTAAACCCTATAGTAGTTATCAATAAAATTGATAGAATTAATTCTCGTCCTGACTGGGTAGTAGATCAAGTTTTTGATCTTTTTGTTAATCTTGATGCAAATGATCAGCAACTTGATTTTCCTATTATCTATACATCTGCTATTCTTGGAACTTCAGGAACAGATTATCTAAAGATGGAAAATAATATGATTCCATTATATGAATCTATCATTAGATATGCTCCTGCTCCTAATGTGAATCCTGATCAAAAATTTCAAATGCAAGTCTCACAACTTGATTATAATAATTATTTAGGAGTTATAGGAGTTGGTCGAATTAAACAAGGATCAATAAAACCTAATGATACAGTAACTGTTATCGATAGCTCCGGAAAAAATCGAAATGGAAAAATTAATAAAGTTTTAAATTATTTTGGATTAAAAAGAATAGAAATCGATCAAGGTAATGCTGGAGATATAATTGCTATTACAGGTCTCAATAAATTAAAAATTTCTGATACAATTTGTCATCCAGATAATTTACAATCTCTACCGGCATTAAGTATAGACGAACCAACAGTAAATATGTTTTTCTCAGTAAATACTTCACCTTTTTCAGGAAAAGAAGGAAAACATATTACATCTCGTCAAATTTTAGAACGATTAAAAAAAGAAACTGTACATAATGTTGCATTACAAATAAAAGAAACTAAAGACGCAAATATTTTTTCTGTCTCTGGGCGAGGGGAATTACATTTATCTATATTGATTGAAAATATGCGTCGTGAAGGATTTGAGCTACAAGTATCTCGTCCTAAAATCATTTTTCGCGAGATTGATAGAATTAAAAAAGAACCATTTGAAAATGTAACTTTAGATATTGAAGAGAAGAATCAAGGAAGTGTTATGCAGTTTATAGGAACAAGAAAAGGTGAATTAAAAAATATGATTATGGATTCAAAAGGAAGAGTACGGCTTGAATATATATTGTCCAGTAGAGCACTAATTGGTTTTCGTGGAGAATTCATGAGTATAACTTCTGGAACAGGACTCTGTTATTCATCTTTTAGTCACTATGATTATCTTCAAAATAATAATATTGGACAAAGAAAAAATGGAGTTTTAATATCTAATAGCACAGGTATGGCAGTGGGTTTTTCTTTATTTAATTTGCAAGAAAGAGGAAAGTTATTTATAGGACATGGTGCTCAAGTCTATGAAGGACAAATAATAGGATTACATAATCGTTCTAATGATTTGACAGTTAACTGCTTGACTGGGAAAAAATTAACTAATATGAGAGCTTCTGGAACAGATGAAGCAATAGTTTTAACGACTCCTATTAATTTAACGTTAGAAGAAGCAATAGGATTTATTAATGATGATGAACTTGTAGAAGTTACACCTCATTCCATACGATTACGCAAATTTTATTTGAAAGAAAATGAAAGAAAAAAAGCTCAACGAAATCAAAATATAAATTAA
- the cysI gene encoding assimilatory sulfite reductase (NADPH) hemoprotein subunit codes for MKKNYNEKVPEKKLTDAERIKKNSNYLRGTIIDDLNNEITNGFSGDNFSLIRFHGMYQQDDRDLRLERHEQKLEPRYAMMLRCRLPGGVIKAKKWLKIDHFASKYTLYGTIRLTNRQTFQFHGILKKKLKDAHKMLHDIGLDSLATANDVNRNVLCTSNPMESFIHQQAYEWAQKISSFLLPHTKAYAEIWLDQKKIVGTDKEPILGQTYLPRKFKTTVVIPPYNDVDLYANDMNFIVIAKNERIIGFNILIGGGLSFIHGNKNTWPFLATEVGYISVEKTLSVAKAIVTIQRDWGNRADRANAKTRYTINNFSLNSFKKEIEKRANIIFEPIRDYNFISRGDRFGWIKDINNNWSLTLFIQNGRIYDDKNKLLKSGLLRIANVHDGNFRITSNQNIIISEVSEEHKNKIEKIAVSHGLISKITNLRQNSMACVSFPTCPLAMAEGERMLSFFITQLEKIMLKYGLEKEIIILRVSGCPNGCGRSLLAEIGLIGKSIGRYNLYIGGNRIGSRIAKIYKENITEKEILIHLKYLIKIWSHERKKHEAFGDFVIRKNFVKEIINPIYDFWS; via the coding sequence ATGAAAAAAAACTATAATGAAAAAGTTCCAGAAAAAAAATTAACAGATGCAGAACGTATTAAAAAAAATAGTAATTATCTTCGAGGAACAATTATTGATGATTTAAATAATGAGATCACCAATGGTTTTAGTGGAGATAATTTTTCACTTATTCGATTTCATGGTATGTATCAGCAAGATGATCGAGATTTACGTTTAGAACGACATGAGCAGAAACTAGAACCACGTTATGCAATGATGCTTCGTTGTCGATTGCCCGGAGGAGTAATAAAAGCTAAAAAATGGTTAAAAATTGATCATTTTGCTAGCAAATATACGTTGTATGGAACTATTAGATTGACTAATCGTCAAACTTTTCAATTCCATGGAATTTTGAAAAAAAAATTAAAAGATGCACACAAAATGTTACATGATATAGGATTAGATTCATTGGCTACTGCTAATGATGTAAATAGAAATGTACTCTGCACATCTAACCCTATGGAATCTTTTATTCATCAACAAGCTTATGAATGGGCGCAAAAAATTTCAAGTTTTTTATTGCCACACACGAAAGCGTATGCAGAAATTTGGTTAGATCAAAAAAAAATCGTTGGAACAGATAAAGAACCTATATTAGGACAAACATACTTACCAAGAAAATTTAAAACAACTGTAGTTATTCCACCATATAATGATGTAGATTTGTATGCAAATGATATGAATTTTATTGTTATTGCAAAAAATGAAAGAATTATTGGTTTTAATATATTAATTGGAGGAGGACTATCTTTCATTCATGGTAATAAGAATACATGGCCGTTTCTTGCAACAGAAGTAGGTTATATTTCTGTAGAAAAAACTTTGTCTGTAGCTAAAGCTATAGTAACAATTCAAAGAGATTGGGGAAATCGTGCTGATCGGGCAAATGCTAAAACTAGATATACTATAAATAATTTTAGTTTAAATTCTTTTAAAAAAGAAATTGAAAAACGAGCGAATATTATTTTTGAACCAATTCGTGATTATAATTTTATCAGTAGAGGAGATAGGTTTGGTTGGATTAAAGATATTAATAATAATTGGAGTTTAACATTATTTATTCAAAATGGACGTATATATGATGATAAAAATAAATTACTTAAATCTGGATTATTAAGAATAGCCAATGTTCATGATGGTAATTTTAGAATTACATCTAATCAGAATATAATTATTTCTGAAGTATCTGAGGAGCATAAAAATAAAATAGAAAAAATAGCAGTATCACATGGATTGATCAGTAAAATTACTAATTTACGTCAAAATTCTATGGCATGTGTTTCATTTCCTACTTGTCCCTTAGCCATGGCTGAAGGAGAACGTATGCTGTCTTTTTTTATTACTCAGCTAGAAAAAATCATGTTAAAATATGGTTTAGAGAAAGAAATTATAATTTTACGTGTTTCTGGATGTCCTAACGGTTGTGGAAGGTCATTGCTAGCTGAAATTGGTTTAATTGGTAAATCTATTGGTCGATATAATTTATATATAGGAGGTAATCGAATAGGAAGTCGAATTGCAAAAATTTATAAAGAAAACATTACAGAAAAAGAAATATTAATTCATTTAAAATATTTAATTAAAATTTGGTCTCATGAACGAAAAAAACATGAAGCTTTTGGAGATTTTGTCATTAGAAAAAATTTTGTTAAAGAAATTATTAATCCTATTTATGATTTTTGGAGTTAG
- the gmk gene encoding guanylate kinase, which produces MSQGILFIISAPSGTGKSSLIQGLLQSKNLCNIQVSVSYTTRIIRPGELHGKHYHFVSKKEFQIMIKQESFLEYAKVFSNYYGTSRQSIERMLFSGIDVFLDIDWQGAKQIKYKMPESKSIFLLPPSKDTLYKRLRERGQDSDIVIANRMEKAVDEMKHYSEYDYLIINDDFKQAVNDLKTIITAEHLCLFHQKNKYNLLISNLLKR; this is translated from the coding sequence ATGTCTCAAGGTATTCTTTTTATTATTTCAGCTCCGAGCGGAACAGGAAAATCAAGTTTAATTCAAGGATTGTTACAGTCAAAAAATTTGTGTAATATTCAAGTATCTGTTTCTTATACTACTCGAATTATACGACCAGGTGAATTGCATGGGAAACATTATCATTTTGTATCAAAAAAAGAATTTCAAATTATGATTAAACAGGAATCTTTTTTAGAATATGCAAAAGTTTTTAGTAACTATTATGGCACTTCGCGTCAATCTATTGAACGAATGTTGTTTTCTGGAATTGATGTTTTCCTTGATATTGATTGGCAAGGAGCTAAACAAATTAAATATAAAATGCCAGAATCAAAAAGTATTTTTTTACTGCCTCCTTCTAAAGATACATTGTATAAAAGATTAAGAGAAAGAGGTCAAGATAGTGATATAGTAATTGCAAACAGGATGGAAAAAGCAGTAGATGAAATGAAACATTATTCAGAATATGACTATTTGATTATTAATGACGATTTCAAACAAGCAGTAAATGATTTAAAAACAATTATTACTGCGGAACATCTATGTTTATTTCATCAAAAGAATAAATACAACTTATTAATTTCGAATTTATTAAAACGTTAA